DNA from Roseomonas gilardii subsp. gilardii:
CTGCCGGCCAGGATCTCCTTCAGCCAGCCCGGCTGGTGCTCGGCGATGAGGGGGGCGAAGTCGGCCAGCCGCACCTGCACCTGCGCGCCTCCACGGTAGCGCAGGAACTCCCGGTATCCCTCCGCCTGCACCGGATGGTCCCTGGGCAGTTCCACCAGGATGGAGACATGCCGCGCCCCCACCGGCACGCCGAAGCTCGGCGCCTCGCGCCGCCACTGCGCGCCGCGCATCGCCGCATAGATCTCGTCGCGGAAGACGATGCCGGCCATGCCCTCCGCATTCTCCAGACCGGAGGACTGGCTGAGATTGGTCCCCGGCTTGTCCGGGTTCGGGGCGTCATAGGCGTAGTGGATCGCGACGCCATCCGGCAGCGCGACGCGCTCGTAATGCGGCAGGGCCGAGAGGCGCCGCTCCAGGCTTCGCAGCGCGTAGCGGGCGGTGACCGGATGGATGCCGGGCTGCAGCATCACCGCGCCACCGGGCAGGAAGCGGAAATAGCGGCCGCCGATGGTCTCGATGAGCCAGTTGGCCGGGCTGCGCGGATGGCCGTCGAAGGGATCGGCCACCGTGTCCTGCTCCGCCCGGTTGCCGAGCAGCACCACCTCGGTCCAGTCGCTTCCGGTGTCACGGCCCTCGGCCCGGGCCTGGGCGGTGACCTCGACGATCTCGGTCAGCCGCCCGTCGGGGCCAGGCTGGTGCAGGCGCCCATAGGTGCCGCCCCGCTTGCCCAGCACCACCTCGTGCACCACCCCGTCGCGGCAGGAGCGGTAGCGCATCCCATGCTGGTTGGAGGGCAGGGAGGCCACCTTGGCGCCCATGCCGAAATTGGCATCGAGCCCGTTCACCTTGTTGATCGAGGCGGCGATGTCGCACATCCGGTAGAGTTCCGCCGCGGTCAGCCCCCGCCCGGCATTCCAAAGGGCCAGCTTGCGGGCCCCGTCGATGGTCAGGGCGGAGAATTCCACGCGCCGCTCCCCGTCCGGCGCGCTCTGGGCGGCCTCCAGCGCGTTCTGCAGCAGCTCCCGGATCATCATCGATTTCGGGCACCGCTCGATCATGGCCGCGACCAGGAAGTCTTCGTTGCCGACCCGCAGCCTCGTGATGGTGCTCATCTCAGCCATACCCACCTATGGTTGCTGCGACGCATCATACACGGAAGGGTTGTGGGTATCGAGGGTTGATTCAATCCTTGTTAACCAATGTCCCTTGGTTGCAGAAAAACATCCCCGTCCGGTGGCAACTGGGCCAGGAAGCGCAGCTTCAGGGGCGAGGTATCGGCCGGGCGGTGCACGATGGCGAGGTCGGTATGGGCCTCGGCCTCCTTCAGCTCCAGAAGGGCCACCCCCGCCATCCCGACCCGGCGCAGGACCGCCGGCACCAGGCTGACCCCGAA
Protein-coding regions in this window:
- a CDS encoding ATP-binding protein, whose product is MSTITRLRVGNEDFLVAAMIERCPKSMMIRELLQNALEAAQSAPDGERRVEFSALTIDGARKLALWNAGRGLTAAELYRMCDIAASINKVNGLDANFGMGAKVASLPSNQHGMRYRSCRDGVVHEVVLGKRGGTYGRLHQPGPDGRLTEIVEVTAQARAEGRDTGSDWTEVVLLGNRAEQDTVADPFDGHPRSPANWLIETIGGRYFRFLPGGAVMLQPGIHPVTARYALRSLERRLSALPHYERVALPDGVAIHYAYDAPNPDKPGTNLSQSSGLENAEGMAGIVFRDEIYAAMRGAQWRREAPSFGVPVGARHVSILVELPRDHPVQAEGYREFLRYRGGAQVQVRLADFAPLIAEHQPGWLKEILAGSSPSAALVAEAQQEMGELLRNLGVTRRRPPRPRTEDMPPPAPPVAPPAPRPVVIETAPALFLLREAAEVADAGLTFRAACYYPESHQLHINLTYPAVAVMAAMLTGVQDGGQDSEDVAPAVQAAATEIAERSMVMRVARALVHGLAKRGRPREWNDSQLRVLLSSESLTLAADDVHAGLAEAQENFRQSVLATALVE